In one Plasmodium falciparum 3D7 genome assembly, chromosome: 14 genomic region, the following are encoded:
- a CDS encoding mediator of RNA polymerase II transcription subunit 6, putative: protein MGDINYYESRLRKDNKIEYVDNIFLSKYMLNNIENAMQYFYTCPFYTSRSKLCLNEKIRTGKIINDDDEGYIFNITYDNLNILKENEPSDFVSKHIYYNTNSIFHVSLRQKYRLNNVNCTKVIQYFCIVNGKIYSTLSFGELLTNKINNIVRNINNLFDSVNNMTNFNISSNYYFKSKDEEYTDGLNEKHKLNDMYITTRKRKKR from the coding sequence ATGGgtgatataaattattacgaATCGAGATTAAGAAAGGATAACAAAATAGAGTatgttgataatatatttttatcaaagtatatgttaaataatatagaaaatgcTATGCAATATTTTTACACATGCCCTTTTTATACATCAAGGAGTAAACTGTGCttgaatgaaaaaataagaacaggaaaaattataaatgatgatgatgaaggatatatatttaatattacatatgatAATTTGAACATTTTAAAAGAGAATGAACCAAGTGATTTTGTATCtaagcatatatattataatacgaATAGTATATTTCATGTATCTTTACGTCAGAAGTATAGATTGAATAATGTGAATTGCACTAAAGTTATTCAATATTTCTGTATTGTTAATgggaaaatatatagtaCTTTATCATTTGGTGAATTgttaacaaataaaataaataatattgttagaaatattaataatttattcgACTCAGTTAATAATATGACTAATTTCAATATATCGtccaattattattttaaatcgAAGGATGAGGAATATACAGACGGTCTTAATGAAAAACATAAACTGaatgatatgtatataacaacgagaaaaagaaaaaaaagataa